From one Bacteroidota bacterium genomic stretch:
- a CDS encoding LptF/LptG family permease, which produces MKILDLYIIKKFLGTFFFALALIISIAIVFDISEKIDDFLEREAPLRAIVFDYYMNFIPFFANLFSPLFIFISVIFFTSRMAGQTEIIAILASGVSFQRLLVPYVVSSLILALLSFYMNNYVIPHSNTARINFETKYIKNPYIFKNRHVHRQIAPGQFIYFESFNNIDKIGYQFSYEKIENDKIVFKLLSERIYWDTLKNKWTLENYFTREINGMKEKIETGYRMDTVFAFYPSEFNRRTNFIETMDTPALNDYIRQETLRGSEEVPFYLVEKYKRLSYPFATFILTIIGVSLSSRKVRGGIGVQIGAGILLSFTYIMFMQVSQTFATNGNLPAWLAVWIPNIFYTFIAIYLLRKASR; this is translated from the coding sequence ATTAAAATTCTCGATTTATATATTATTAAGAAATTTCTGGGGACGTTTTTCTTCGCCCTGGCATTGATCATTTCCATTGCCATCGTATTTGATATTAGCGAAAAGATTGATGATTTTCTCGAGAGAGAGGCGCCTTTGAGGGCTATTGTCTTCGATTACTACATGAACTTCATTCCCTTCTTCGCTAATCTTTTTAGTCCGCTGTTTATTTTCATTTCCGTGATTTTTTTTACGTCACGCATGGCCGGTCAAACGGAAATTATTGCCATACTTGCGAGTGGGGTGAGTTTCCAAAGACTATTGGTTCCGTATGTTGTTTCTTCACTTATTCTGGCATTGCTTTCTTTTTACATGAATAATTATGTGATCCCACATTCTAATACTGCAAGGATAAATTTCGAAACGAAGTACATTAAGAATCCATACATCTTTAAGAACCGGCACGTTCACCGTCAGATTGCCCCGGGACAGTTTATCTACTTCGAGAGTTTCAATAATATTGATAAAATCGGGTACCAGTTTTCTTATGAGAAAATCGAAAATGATAAAATCGTTTTTAAGTTGCTCTCAGAAAGAATTTACTGGGACACGCTGAAGAATAAATGGACGCTCGAGAATTATTTCACCAGGGAGATTAACGGGATGAAGGAGAAAATTGAAACCGGCTATCGCATGGATACGGTCTTCGCTTTTTATCCTTCTGAATTCAACAGGAGAACTAACTTTATTGAAACGATGGATACACCGGCATTGAATGATTACATTCGTCAGGAAACACTGCGAGGATCAGAAGAAGTGCCCTTTTACCTGGTAGAAAAATACAAGCGACTCTCCTACCCTTTTGCTACTTTCATTCTTACTATTATCGGCGTTTCTCTTTCCAGCAGAAAAGTGCGTGGTGGTATTGGTGTCCAGATCGGTGCCGGTATTCTTTTAAGCTTTACCTACATCATGTTTATGCAGGTCAGTCAAACCTTTGCTACCAACGGTAATCTTCCGGCATGGCTGGCCGTATGGATCCCGAATATTTTTTACACCTTTATTGCGATCTACCTGCTCAGAAAAGCTTCCCGATAA
- a CDS encoding tRNA threonylcarbamoyladenosine dehydratase yields the protein MQERKWLSRTELLVGSEGLDRLQQAHVLIIGLGGVGSYAAEFIARAGIGKMTIVDGDDVEASNRNRQLPALATTEGQSKALLMEERIKSINPEIEVHVIPHFLMPDEVEEVFSRPFDYVIEAIDSITPKATVISTAVMKGLPIVSSMGAGGKLDPTKLEVADISKTHTCPFAQYVRKRLGVLGIRTGVKAVFSTELVIKESLMLTDGSRFKKSAYGTISYLPATFGAVCASVAIREIINSQNNK from the coding sequence ATGCAGGAACGTAAGTGGCTTTCGCGTACTGAATTATTGGTGGGTTCAGAAGGCCTGGATCGTTTGCAGCAGGCACATGTACTGATTATCGGTCTTGGTGGTGTAGGTTCATATGCTGCAGAATTTATTGCCCGGGCCGGCATCGGAAAAATGACAATTGTAGATGGCGATGATGTGGAAGCAAGTAACCGAAATCGTCAGTTACCCGCGCTGGCCACCACCGAAGGTCAATCTAAAGCGCTGTTGATGGAAGAACGTATCAAATCGATCAACCCGGAAATAGAGGTTCATGTCATTCCTCATTTCCTGATGCCGGATGAAGTGGAAGAAGTGTTTAGCCGTCCTTTTGATTATGTCATTGAAGCGATAGATAGTATTACTCCGAAGGCAACAGTTATTTCAACGGCGGTGATGAAAGGTCTTCCCATTGTGAGCAGCATGGGTGCCGGGGGAAAGCTCGATCCAACTAAACTGGAAGTAGCTGATATTTCGAAAACACATACTTGTCCTTTTGCTCAATATGTACGCAAACGATTAGGCGTTCTCGGCATCCGTACCGGAGTAAAAGCAGTGTTTTCTACGGAGCTTGTCATCAAAGAATCGCTCATGCTGACCGATGGTAGTCGGTTTAAAAAATCAGCGTATGGAACGATCTCCTACCTGCCGGCCACATTCGGTGCTGTTTGTGCTTCTGTAGCTATCCGTGAGATAATAAATAGTCAAAACAATAAGTGA
- a CDS encoding TatD family hydrolase has protein sequence MIPFIDIHSHHPPAEGVVAIQNILNPDAAARLLEKEGLYSIGIHPRHIHPDHWLDDVTTLKEYIHHPKVLAIGEAGMDGLTDLPLSLQEEVFMAVVQLSEEAKKPLIIHSVRTHHEISIIHRNLKPTQP, from the coding sequence ATGATACCATTTATTGATATACATAGTCATCACCCACCTGCGGAAGGAGTAGTGGCAATACAAAATATATTAAATCCGGATGCTGCCGCCCGGCTGTTGGAAAAGGAAGGATTATATTCTATTGGAATTCATCCGCGTCATATTCATCCCGATCATTGGTTGGATGATGTCACTACATTAAAGGAATATATCCATCATCCTAAAGTGCTGGCAATTGGTGAAGCAGGAATGGATGGTCTTACCGATTTGCCCCTATCGTTGCAGGAAGAGGTGTTTATGGCAGTGGTTCAATTGTCAGAGGAAGCGAAAAAGCCATTGATCATCCATTCGGTGAGGACACACCATGAGATTTCCATCATACATCGGAATCTGAAACCTACACAGCCTTGA
- a CDS encoding RNA methyltransferase: protein MKSVNSQDISPTLLSYLQGFLLDERKQRFEKVLENRTRYLSCVLENIVDPHNANAVMRSCECFGIQEVHIIENGAKFKPAKKVLQGAHKWLTVHRYNEAMNNSKQCMDLLHEKGFKIVATSPQEGHPSLHDIDLSSPIALVMGQENIGISEIVKQEADAFVRIPMHGFTESLNISVAGAILLQELSHRVRNTTGINWRLSEKEKDDLRAAWTLKNLYRNELLIERFYQDRENT from the coding sequence GTGAAGTCCGTAAACTCCCAGGATATTTCTCCTACCCTCCTCTCCTATCTTCAGGGTTTCCTTCTGGATGAGCGAAAGCAGCGTTTTGAAAAGGTGCTGGAAAATCGAACGCGCTATCTTTCCTGTGTATTAGAGAATATAGTGGATCCGCACAATGCCAATGCGGTGATGCGTTCCTGCGAATGTTTCGGCATCCAGGAGGTGCATATCATTGAAAATGGTGCGAAGTTCAAGCCCGCCAAAAAAGTGCTGCAGGGAGCGCATAAATGGCTGACGGTCCATCGGTATAATGAAGCGATGAATAATTCAAAACAGTGTATGGATTTGCTTCATGAAAAGGGTTTTAAAATTGTAGCTACATCTCCTCAGGAGGGCCATCCTTCTTTGCATGATATCGATTTAAGTTCTCCTATAGCGTTGGTAATGGGTCAGGAAAATATAGGGATTTCGGAAATTGTAAAGCAAGAGGCCGATGCCTTCGTCAGGATACCCATGCATGGTTTTACGGAGAGTTTAAATATTTCGGTAGCAGGTGCTATTCTTTTGCAGGAGTTAAGTCATCGTGTCAGGAACACCACCGGTATTAACTGGAGACTGAGTGAGAAGGAAAAAGATGATTTACGAGCAGCTTGGACATTAAAAAATTTATATAGAAACGAATTACTTATAGAACGGTTTTACCAGGACCGTGAAAACACATGA
- a CDS encoding ATP-binding protein, with the protein MDKVENPFPVVTYLGSDYFCDRESETERLMEAIKNGRNTTLTALRRMGKTGLIQHVFEQLNKKKSIRSFYIDLYPTQSQADLIRSLAKHTLGKLDNNHIKLMRELANFFTHLRPVIQYDPLSGAPSVEFTLDTNFQAEHSLDQVFTYLERSGQQLVIALDEFQQITEYKEKNTEALLRTFVQRSKNIRFIFSGSHSSMLQAMFRDQGRPFYQSTDMMQLGPIEHEAYAKFIVEKFAESRRKISVENAERILDWCRHHTYYVQLVCNRLFARGIKQPDEWYIERLFQEILQENQPVYFNYRKLLTSNQWTLLKGIANEKGARLVMGAEFIRKNDLGTPSSVQTALLALQEKEMIFEEDGRWWVYDVFLSRWLED; encoded by the coding sequence ATGGACAAAGTTGAAAACCCATTTCCGGTTGTCACTTATTTGGGAAGTGATTATTTCTGCGACAGGGAGTCGGAAACGGAAAGGTTAATGGAAGCGATAAAAAACGGTCGCAACACCACACTTACCGCTTTGCGAAGAATGGGGAAAACGGGTCTGATTCAGCATGTTTTTGAACAACTGAATAAGAAGAAAAGTATTCGCAGTTTTTATATCGATTTATATCCAACTCAATCACAGGCCGATCTGATACGAAGTCTGGCGAAACATACATTGGGAAAACTGGACAATAATCATATTAAGTTAATGCGGGAACTGGCCAACTTTTTCACTCATCTCCGTCCTGTTATTCAGTATGATCCGCTGAGCGGTGCTCCCTCTGTGGAATTCACCTTGGATACAAACTTTCAGGCAGAACATAGTTTGGATCAGGTCTTCACCTACCTTGAACGTAGTGGACAACAGCTTGTCATTGCGTTGGATGAATTTCAACAAATAACAGAATACAAGGAGAAAAACACAGAAGCACTACTCCGGACATTTGTACAGAGATCGAAAAATATACGGTTCATTTTCTCAGGAAGCCATAGCAGTATGTTACAGGCGATGTTCAGAGATCAAGGCCGCCCATTTTATCAAAGTACCGACATGATGCAGTTGGGACCGATAGAACATGAAGCCTATGCCAAATTCATTGTTGAAAAATTTGCTGAATCCCGTCGTAAAATAAGTGTTGAAAATGCAGAACGCATACTCGACTGGTGCAGGCACCATACATACTACGTTCAATTAGTGTGCAATCGCCTGTTTGCCAGGGGAATCAAGCAACCTGATGAATGGTACATTGAGCGATTATTTCAGGAAATTTTACAGGAAAATCAGCCGGTATATTTCAATTATCGAAAACTACTAACTTCCAATCAATGGACATTATTGAAAGGTATCGCAAATGAAAAGGGAGCGCGATTAGTTATGGGCGCAGAATTCATCCGGAAAAATGATCTTGGAACCCCTAGTTCAGTCCAAACCGCATTATTAGCTCTCCAGGAGAAAGAGATGATTTTTGAAGAAGATGGAAGATGGTGGGTGTATGATGTGTTTCTAAGCAGATGGCTGGAAGATTAA
- a CDS encoding T9SS type A sorting domain-containing protein: MSLNFASGIQDNQNGNFILSPYPNPAVNFINIPFSILGGKNYALCIYDINGKEISKLDYLNMPKGSYKEIVDISIYESGTYFASLKEDNRIVGCTSFTVLKN; encoded by the coding sequence GTGAGCTTGAATTTTGCTTCTGGAATTCAAGATAATCAAAATGGAAATTTTATATTAAGTCCTTATCCTAATCCGGCAGTTAATTTTATTAATATTCCTTTTTCTATTCTGGGAGGAAAGAATTATGCACTATGTATTTATGACATCAATGGTAAAGAGATAAGTAAGTTGGATTATTTAAACATGCCCAAAGGATCTTATAAAGAAATCGTGGATATTTCTATATATGAATCAGGTACATATTTTGCCTCTTTGAAGGAGGATAATCGTATAGTAGGATGTACCTCCTTCACAGTGCTAAAAAATTAG
- a CDS encoding methylmalonyl-CoA mutase family protein yields MQSPLPYSPNNKIRIVTAASLFDGHDASINIMRRIIQSSGAEVIHLGHDRSVIEVVNCAIQEDANAIAMTSYQGGHMEYFKYMHDLLKERGCGHIKIFGGGGGTILPEEIKELQEYGITRIYHPDDGRTMGLQGMINDMMQRCDFPTGFNLNGEVGKIGAKNHYAIARLISAAENNHEEFEKYHSEIKKAADKAKVPVLGITGTGGAGKSSLVDELVRRFLVDFTDKSIAIISVDPSKRKTGGALLGDRIRMNAINNDRVYMRSLATRQSNLALSKYVQEAIEIVKASGFDLIILETSGIGQSDTEITEHSDMSLYVMTPEYGAATQLEKIDMLDFADVIALNKFDKRGALDALRDVKKQFKRNHQLWDADDDSLPVYGTIASQFNDPGMNRLYKLVIDKLSEKTGSPLRSTFTITDEMSEKVYIIPPHRTRYLSEISENNRKYDQWTKEQSEVAQKLFGIGKAMEALSDLTIADKEKAIDTLRSAYAEWELRLDGQNKKLLQQLPVKIKSYKSDFYIFKVRDKEIKIQTWYESLSHTRIPKVAVPDFEAWGEQLKWMLQENFPGEFPFTAGVFPFKREGEDPTRMFAGEGGPERTNYRFHYVSLGMPAHRLSTAFDSVTLYGHDPDYRPDIYGKIGNSGVSICCLDDAKKLYSGFNLADPKTSVSMTINGPAAMLTGFFMNAAIDQQCELYIRKHGQEELVNEKINEIYKKRGAVRPRYNGELPKGNDGLGLMLLGVTGDQVLPKEVYEKIKAETLSQVRGTVQADILKEDQAQNTCIFSTEFALRLMGDMQDYFIRNSIRNFYSVSISGYHIAEAGANPITQLAFTLANGFTYVEYYASRGMDINAFAPNLSFFFSNGIDPEYSVIGRVARRIWAKAMKLKYNANERSQMLKYHIQTSGRSLHAQEIDFNDIRTTLQALYAIYDNCNSLHTNAYDEAITTPTEESVRRAMAIQLIINRELGLAKNENPLQGAFIIEELTRLVEEAVLSEFDRITERGGVLGAMETMYQRGKIQEESLYYETLKHTGEYPIIGVNTFLSSKGSPTVMPKEVIRATTEEKEYQITMLKELHHRNSDRSATLLRDLQLTAIQNRNMFEAMMEVAKYCSLGQITTALFEVGGQYRRNM; encoded by the coding sequence ATGCAATCTCCTCTTCCATATTCTCCGAACAACAAAATCCGTATCGTCACTGCCGCCAGCCTTTTCGATGGTCATGATGCCTCTATCAACATCATGCGTCGTATTATTCAAAGCAGTGGAGCCGAAGTTATCCATCTGGGTCATGACAGATCTGTTATTGAAGTGGTGAATTGTGCTATTCAGGAAGATGCCAATGCGATTGCCATGACTTCCTATCAGGGTGGCCATATGGAGTATTTTAAATATATGCATGACTTATTGAAAGAAAGAGGATGCGGGCATATTAAAATTTTCGGCGGCGGAGGTGGTACGATCTTGCCGGAAGAAATCAAGGAATTGCAGGAATATGGGATCACCCGTATTTATCATCCCGATGACGGTCGAACGATGGGCCTGCAGGGGATGATCAATGATATGATGCAGCGCTGTGATTTTCCAACCGGATTTAATCTTAACGGAGAGGTTGGGAAAATTGGAGCGAAGAATCATTATGCAATAGCAAGACTCATCTCAGCAGCCGAGAATAACCACGAAGAATTTGAAAAATACCATTCAGAAATTAAAAAGGCGGCCGATAAAGCAAAAGTACCCGTTCTCGGAATTACCGGTACAGGAGGTGCAGGAAAATCAAGTCTGGTAGATGAGTTGGTGCGTCGTTTTCTGGTTGATTTTACCGATAAGTCGATTGCTATTATTTCCGTGGATCCCTCAAAGAGGAAAACCGGCGGAGCATTGTTGGGGGACCGCATACGTATGAATGCCATAAACAATGATCGTGTGTATATGCGGTCACTGGCAACACGACAGAGTAATCTGGCTTTATCAAAATATGTACAGGAAGCCATTGAAATTGTGAAAGCTTCCGGATTTGATTTGATCATTTTGGAGACCTCAGGCATTGGACAAAGTGATACGGAAATAACTGAGCATAGTGACATGTCGCTGTATGTAATGACTCCTGAATATGGAGCCGCTACGCAATTGGAAAAAATTGATATGCTCGATTTTGCCGATGTGATTGCCTTGAATAAATTTGATAAAAGAGGGGCATTGGATGCGTTGCGTGACGTGAAAAAGCAGTTCAAGCGGAATCATCAATTATGGGATGCCGATGATGATTCTCTTCCCGTTTACGGCACTATTGCCTCCCAGTTCAATGATCCGGGGATGAATCGTCTCTATAAACTGGTCATCGATAAACTTTCCGAAAAAACAGGCTCTCCCCTGCGATCCACTTTTACCATCACCGATGAGATGAGTGAGAAAGTGTATATCATCCCTCCTCACCGCACTCGCTACCTCAGTGAGATTTCGGAAAATAACAGGAAGTATGACCAATGGACCAAAGAGCAATCTGAAGTAGCTCAAAAGCTTTTTGGAATCGGGAAAGCCATGGAAGCGTTGTCAGATTTAACCATTGCCGATAAAGAAAAGGCGATCGATACATTGAGATCCGCTTACGCGGAATGGGAACTGCGTCTGGATGGTCAAAATAAAAAACTTTTACAACAATTACCCGTCAAGATAAAATCTTATAAAAGCGACTTCTATATTTTTAAAGTTAGAGATAAAGAAATTAAAATCCAAACCTGGTATGAGTCGTTATCACATACCCGAATTCCGAAAGTGGCTGTTCCTGATTTCGAAGCATGGGGAGAACAATTGAAATGGATGTTGCAGGAAAATTTCCCGGGTGAATTTCCATTTACTGCCGGTGTTTTCCCCTTTAAACGTGAAGGCGAAGATCCAACACGAATGTTTGCAGGTGAAGGCGGTCCGGAAAGGACGAATTACCGTTTCCATTATGTTTCCCTTGGAATGCCGGCGCATCGTTTGAGTACCGCTTTCGATTCCGTTACACTCTATGGTCATGATCCCGATTACCGTCCGGATATCTATGGAAAAATTGGTAACTCAGGAGTAAGTATCTGTTGTCTGGATGATGCCAAGAAACTCTATAGCGGATTTAATCTTGCCGATCCAAAAACATCAGTGAGTATGACGATCAATGGTCCTGCTGCCATGCTCACCGGTTTTTTCATGAATGCCGCGATTGATCAGCAATGTGAATTGTACATAAGGAAACATGGACAGGAAGAGTTGGTGAATGAAAAGATCAATGAGATTTATAAGAAAAGAGGAGCCGTTCGTCCCCGTTATAATGGAGAATTACCAAAAGGAAATGATGGTCTCGGATTAATGTTGCTGGGTGTTACCGGTGATCAGGTGCTGCCGAAGGAGGTATATGAAAAGATAAAAGCAGAGACCTTATCCCAAGTGCGTGGTACGGTTCAGGCGGATATCCTGAAGGAAGATCAGGCGCAGAATACCTGTATTTTCAGCACTGAGTTCGCCCTGCGTTTGATGGGCGATATGCAGGATTATTTTATTCGTAACAGCATCCGTAACTTTTATTCCGTTTCCATCTCCGGTTATCATATTGCAGAAGCAGGAGCAAATCCGATCACGCAGTTGGCGTTCACCCTGGCGAATGGATTTACCTATGTCGAATACTATGCCAGCCGTGGAATGGACATCAATGCCTTCGCTCCTAACCTCAGCTTCTTCTTCAGCAATGGAATTGATCCGGAGTATTCGGTTATCGGTCGCGTGGCGAGACGAATCTGGGCCAAGGCAATGAAATTAAAGTACAATGCCAATGAAAGAAGTCAGATGTTGAAATATCATATACAGACATCAGGCCGCTCCTTGCATGCACAGGAAATTGATTTCAACGACATCCGTACTACACTTCAGGCTTTGTATGCCATTTATGACAATTGCAATTCTCTTCATACCAACGCCTATGATGAAGCCATCACTACCCCCACTGAGGAAAGTGTGCGACGTGCCATGGCCATTCAACTTATCATCAACAGAGAATTAGGTCTCGCAAAAAATGAAAACCCATTGCAAGGCGCATTTATTATTGAAGAACTTACCCGATTGGTGGAAGAAGCCGTCTTATCAGAATTTGATCGCATCACAGAGCGAGGCGGAGTTTTAGGCGCTATGGAAACCATGTACCAGCGCGGAAAAATTCAGGAAGAGTCCTTGTATTATGAAACACTGAAGCATACCGGAGAATATCCGATCATTGGTGTGAATACTTTCCTCAGCAGTAAGGGCTCCCCTACTGTTATGCCGAAAGAGGTTATTCGCGCTACCACTGAAGAGAAGGAATATCAGATCACCATGTTGAAGGAGCTGCATCATCGTAATTCCGACCGCTCCGCGACTTTGCTTCGTGATTTACAGTTGACTGCTATTCAAAACCGGAATATGTTTGAAGCCATGATGGAGGTAGCGAAGTATTGCTCTCTTGGACAAATTACTACGGCTTTGTTTGAAGTTGGAGGGCAGTATCGACGCAATATGTAA
- the sucD gene encoding succinate--CoA ligase subunit alpha, translating to MSVLVNKNSRIIVQGFTGNEGTFHATQMIEYGTNVVGGVTPGKGGTKHLDKPVFNTVAESVAKEGANVSIIFVPPAFAADAMMEAAEAGIELIVAITEGIPTRDMIMVKEYLNGRKCRLIGPNCPGVITPGEAKVGIMPGFVFKRGPVGIVSKSGTLTYEAADQVARAGLGVTTAIGIGGDPIIGTTTREAVELFMNDPETQGIVMIGEIGGGLEAEAARWIKANGNKKPVVGFIAGQTAPPGRRMGHAGAIVGGAEDTAAAKMAIMRECGIHVVDSPAFIGKTMAEVLGKVTA from the coding sequence ATGAGCGTACTCGTCAATAAAAATTCCAGAATCATCGTACAAGGTTTTACCGGTAACGAAGGCACCTTCCATGCCACTCAAATGATTGAGTATGGGACAAATGTAGTAGGAGGGGTTACGCCCGGAAAAGGGGGTACCAAACATCTGGACAAACCTGTTTTCAATACAGTAGCAGAATCTGTTGCTAAGGAAGGAGCTAATGTTTCTATCATTTTTGTACCACCTGCCTTTGCTGCAGATGCCATGATGGAAGCTGCCGAGGCCGGAATTGAATTGATCGTAGCCATTACAGAAGGCATTCCAACCCGCGATATGATCATGGTGAAGGAATACCTGAACGGTCGTAAGTGCCGGTTGATCGGACCGAATTGTCCGGGAGTAATTACTCCGGGAGAAGCAAAAGTGGGTATTATGCCCGGTTTTGTTTTCAAAAGAGGGCCGGTGGGTATCGTTTCTAAATCAGGTACATTAACCTATGAGGCTGCAGATCAGGTAGCAAGAGCAGGTTTAGGCGTGACTACTGCTATTGGAATTGGCGGAGATCCAATCATCGGAACAACTACACGTGAAGCGGTCGAATTATTTATGAATGATCCGGAAACCCAGGGAATCGTGATGATCGGTGAAATCGGAGGAGGATTAGAAGCAGAAGCCGCGAGATGGATCAAAGCAAATGGAAATAAAAAGCCGGTGGTTGGATTTATCGCCGGACAAACTGCACCTCCCGGACGTCGTATGGGTCACGCCGGAGCTATTGTTGGAGGAGCTGAAGACACGGCAGCAGCAAAGATGGCCATCATGCGCGAATGTGGTATTCATGTGGTAGATTCACCGGCATTCATTGGTAAAACCATGGCTGAAGTATTGGGCAAAGTAACTGCTTAA
- a CDS encoding T9SS type A sorting domain-containing protein has product MKKIFIIILFCIISSKAEAQWTTISQSVGAVESMEFVSPTKGFASSTFGTSVSNDGGVSWATTQISGVRDVDFIDALNGVAIGWFGLIKQTNDGGVNWSTITPPNSTSLWGVSMISIDTFFISIAGGKVYRTYNGGASFTIQTVNTTGSAMTDIVFTSGQNGCVTASGGKIYQTTNGGNTWGAPVYTPPITAGMNALFFVNASVGYAVGSSGIIVKTINGGSTWTPQTSGTLRSLRSIHFCDISNGFAVGDSGTVLRTVNGGATWFFENVPSTIDLEAVHVFNPNSAIIGGLNVFYKNTNLTTDIGEIETNYSCSVFPNPGNDYININLSPAINNGRMVITDLTGRILINDNFIGKEKSLDISELPRGLYLLQISNGNFFVQRKIIRN; this is encoded by the coding sequence ATGAAAAAAATATTTATTATCATTTTATTCTGTATTATTTCCTCAAAAGCAGAAGCGCAATGGACTACAATTTCTCAATCTGTTGGTGCAGTTGAGTCTATGGAATTTGTTTCACCTACAAAAGGATTTGCATCCAGTACATTTGGTACCTCCGTTAGCAATGATGGCGGCGTCTCATGGGCTACAACACAAATATCCGGGGTTCGTGATGTTGATTTTATAGATGCTTTAAATGGCGTCGCAATTGGATGGTTTGGTTTAATTAAACAGACAAATGATGGAGGAGTTAATTGGTCGACAATTACTCCTCCTAATTCAACTTCTTTATGGGGTGTTTCAATGATAAGTATTGATACTTTTTTTATATCGATAGCCGGTGGTAAGGTTTACCGGACATATAACGGAGGGGCGTCATTCACGATTCAGACTGTAAATACAACAGGATCAGCCATGACAGATATTGTCTTTACAAGCGGACAAAATGGTTGTGTCACAGCATCGGGTGGAAAAATTTATCAGACAACAAATGGAGGAAATACCTGGGGAGCGCCGGTATACACACCACCGATTACTGCGGGAATGAATGCTCTTTTTTTTGTAAATGCAAGTGTTGGTTATGCTGTAGGCTCAAGCGGTATTATTGTTAAAACTATTAACGGAGGTAGCACTTGGACACCCCAGACAAGCGGGACGTTACGTTCCTTACGTAGTATTCATTTTTGTGATATTAGTAATGGATTTGCCGTAGGAGATTCCGGTACCGTATTGAGAACTGTAAATGGGGGTGCAACCTGGTTTTTTGAGAATGTTCCCTCTACTATTGATCTGGAAGCTGTTCATGTATTTAATCCTAATTCTGCTATTATTGGCGGATTAAATGTGTTTTACAAGAATACCAATTTAACCACGGATATAGGAGAAATAGAAACAAACTATAGTTGTAGTGTTTTCCCAAATCCGGGTAATGATTATATAAATATTAATCTTTCTCCCGCTATAAATAACGGAAGAATGGTAATTACGGATTTAACAGGAAGGATCTTGATAAATGACAACTTCATTGGAAAAGAAAAGAGTTTAGATATTTCCGAATTACCTCGAGGTTTATACCTATTGCAGATTTCTAACGGAAATTTCTTTGTTCAAAGGAAAATCATTAGAAATTGA
- a CDS encoding PorT family protein has translation MKKILAIALLVAGLSSAHAQEGVRLGLKGSFFSTWLFNKNVSDQNASLDYASSFGPTVGVQAIFMFKETYGMSAEIVYASHKQKYDGYFGDEDNVFNVETTVSYLDIPLLFRVASPKGPYFEIGPQFSLLMGAKETLEFDQNSSSEFNYTDKDFKDDFAGFGVAGVLGFGIDIKLTDKINLTTGLRFGYMFTDATTEYSENELEDLSDKENLSATSSFAHYEAEKGLGNPQNKLDYQKTSRVFGGLQLGVQFVLD, from the coding sequence ATGAAAAAAATTCTCGCCATTGCGCTCCTGGTAGCCGGACTTTCTTCTGCACATGCACAGGAAGGTGTTCGTCTGGGTTTGAAGGGTTCATTCTTCTCTACCTGGCTATTTAATAAAAACGTCTCTGACCAAAATGCTAGTCTTGACTATGCCTCTTCCTTCGGTCCTACAGTTGGCGTTCAGGCCATCTTTATGTTCAAGGAAACCTATGGAATGAGCGCTGAGATCGTTTACGCATCTCATAAACAAAAATATGATGGATACTTCGGTGATGAAGACAATGTTTTTAATGTTGAAACTACTGTGAGTTATTTGGATATTCCACTCTTATTCAGAGTTGCGTCACCTAAAGGACCTTATTTCGAAATCGGACCTCAGTTTTCATTGTTGATGGGTGCAAAAGAAACACTTGAATTTGATCAGAATTCATCTTCAGAATTTAATTATACAGATAAAGATTTCAAAGATGATTTTGCCGGATTTGGCGTTGCAGGTGTACTGGGTTTCGGTATTGATATTAAACTAACTGACAAGATCAACCTGACTACAGGTTTGCGTTTTGGTTATATGTTCACGGATGCCACCACCGAGTATTCAGAAAACGAGTTAGAGGATCTGAGTGATAAGGAAAATCTAAGTGCAACTTCATCTTTTGCGCATTATGAAGCTGAAAAGGGGTTAGGAAATCCTCAAAATAAATTAGATTATCAAAAGACATCTCGTGTATTTGGAGGTCTGCAATTGGGAGTGCAGTTTGTTTTGGATTAA